The Sulfitobacter sp. SK011 genome has a window encoding:
- a CDS encoding alpha/beta hydrolase: MKQELEIIQAKEPLRMACWRGTSDKLVVVLSGVGQNPDEYPPFEFFKSATEDQKNHALFISDKSRSWLNGDGVSAQIIDRIGAFAKEVGTSDIHLLGNSMGGTMALLLKDLVGAKTVLAIVPQYSVSPDVMPEEKRWRKYRKNIKTYDFPEVRLRRTEGQTVFIVHGDTPGELLHAQKFSQFHGLRHYIVQDQGHNLSRKLKRKQQLSDIISAAINGRPYRFRRLMRRNGAVFRQDFDSGHLVQPSSSNAADALVSAVTPK, encoded by the coding sequence TTGAAGCAAGAACTTGAGATAATTCAGGCAAAGGAACCTTTGCGGATGGCCTGCTGGCGCGGGACATCGGACAAGCTGGTTGTTGTTCTAAGTGGTGTGGGGCAGAACCCCGATGAATACCCTCCTTTTGAGTTTTTCAAATCCGCGACAGAAGATCAGAAAAACCATGCCCTCTTCATCAGCGACAAGAGCCGGAGTTGGCTGAACGGTGATGGTGTAAGTGCCCAAATAATTGATCGGATCGGGGCGTTCGCCAAGGAGGTGGGAACTTCTGACATTCACTTGTTGGGCAATTCCATGGGGGGGACGATGGCCTTGCTTCTCAAAGATTTGGTTGGGGCAAAGACCGTGTTGGCAATTGTGCCGCAATATTCAGTCTCACCGGATGTTATGCCGGAAGAAAAGCGGTGGAGAAAATACAGAAAGAACATCAAAACCTATGACTTCCCAGAGGTCAGGCTGCGAAGAACGGAAGGTCAAACCGTTTTCATCGTTCATGGGGATACGCCCGGGGAATTGCTACATGCACAGAAATTCTCTCAGTTTCATGGATTGCGCCATTATATCGTTCAAGACCAAGGCCATAACCTAAGCAGGAAGCTGAAACGCAAGCAGCAATTGTCCGATATAATCAGTGCTGCGATAAACGGCAGACCTTACAGGTTCAGACGCTTGATGCGGCGAAATGGCGCTGTTTTCAGGCAGGATTTTGACTCCGGTCACCTTGTGCAACCTTCTTCGTCAAACGCCGCGGATGCGTTGGTGTCAGCGGTGACGCCAAAATAG
- a CDS encoding FkbM family methyltransferase, with amino-acid sequence MNVNEAAMQPPNPTDLQNWAHQIRELDGAYVVPSVHRGLVQECGVFDRDKSYCHDTVLWRGKPLMTLPKVLDLSAPKDVLEGTYLWGGVLHDHFGHFLVETLGRIWGYGEIPGKIDGVLFLRKRPYASSDGKAVRWHTAENPFLSRFQDQIFTHLGIKAPIGIVSALTEVTKLWVPGQGFGMSRMTTGTPKFRAFIKENFAQNISPEGPERLYISRSAFGARRGGIIGETVVEEQLKKSRYTIFHPQQEDVETQIARYKAAREIVAPDGSALHLLAMVARPDQKIAMIKRRSSSAAGGIENHLASFSGTRPLVIDAIGENWIRSDRKRVDRFSLATLDLPALGKQLADAGMATNKGWKETSEATQRRYLKDLEKSSKFTFRPQSKPAPDALPKGIVASCHGIQVPKSFATDPKWLVRKINNGRYEKEEIAGALHLVKSTDRVLECGAGIGIVGTTIAHNCKPQKVLSFEANPNLIPVIEATYKHNKVDHTISVTNGALLSGNDVPESVTFNVSKRFAFSSLDTPKRELSEQITVPAYDYAAVKADFAPTVLLMDIEGGELDFLEGADLSGINVVVMEFHPDVYGMDGMSRCKQLLRQSGLDPVPRKSSEFVWAAQRNN; translated from the coding sequence ATGAACGTCAATGAAGCGGCTATGCAGCCGCCGAATCCCACTGACTTGCAGAATTGGGCCCATCAGATCCGCGAATTAGATGGCGCATATGTGGTACCTTCTGTTCACAGAGGGCTGGTTCAGGAATGTGGCGTTTTCGACCGTGACAAGAGCTACTGCCACGATACTGTGCTGTGGCGAGGGAAACCACTCATGACCCTCCCCAAGGTTTTGGATTTGTCGGCCCCCAAGGACGTATTGGAAGGCACCTATCTTTGGGGTGGCGTCCTCCATGATCATTTTGGGCATTTTCTAGTGGAAACGCTTGGTCGCATCTGGGGGTATGGCGAGATTCCAGGCAAGATCGACGGTGTGCTGTTCTTAAGGAAACGCCCATATGCGTCGTCGGATGGCAAAGCTGTCAGATGGCATACGGCTGAAAACCCATTCTTATCGCGTTTTCAAGACCAGATATTTACCCATCTTGGGATCAAGGCCCCAATCGGCATTGTGAGCGCCCTAACGGAAGTGACGAAACTTTGGGTGCCGGGGCAGGGGTTTGGGATGTCGCGCATGACAACCGGTACCCCTAAATTCAGAGCCTTCATTAAAGAAAATTTTGCACAAAACATTTCGCCGGAAGGACCCGAACGGCTCTATATTTCGCGCTCAGCCTTTGGTGCGCGGCGTGGTGGAATAATCGGTGAGACGGTCGTTGAGGAGCAGCTAAAGAAAAGCAGGTACACCATATTTCACCCGCAACAGGAAGACGTCGAAACGCAGATCGCGCGATACAAAGCAGCACGCGAGATTGTCGCCCCTGATGGATCCGCCCTGCATCTTCTTGCGATGGTTGCCAGGCCAGATCAGAAAATTGCGATGATCAAGCGGCGCAGTTCATCCGCCGCTGGCGGGATCGAAAATCATCTGGCATCGTTTTCCGGTACGCGCCCGCTGGTAATAGATGCAATTGGCGAAAATTGGATTAGATCAGACAGGAAGCGCGTTGACCGGTTTTCATTGGCGACACTTGATCTGCCGGCATTAGGCAAACAACTGGCTGATGCGGGCATGGCAACAAATAAGGGGTGGAAAGAAACCAGTGAAGCCACCCAACGCCGCTATCTCAAAGATCTCGAAAAGAGCAGTAAATTCACCTTCCGCCCCCAATCCAAACCTGCTCCAGACGCTCTGCCAAAAGGGATCGTCGCCAGTTGCCATGGTATCCAAGTGCCCAAATCCTTTGCCACCGACCCCAAATGGTTGGTTCGAAAGATAAACAACGGGCGATATGAAAAAGAGGAAATTGCGGGCGCTCTACATCTTGTCAAGTCAACGGACCGGGTCCTGGAATGTGGGGCCGGCATTGGGATTGTCGGCACAACGATCGCGCATAATTGTAAACCTCAGAAGGTGCTTTCCTTTGAAGCAAACCCGAATTTGATCCCTGTGATTGAGGCGACCTACAAGCACAATAAGGTGGATCACACCATTTCGGTGACCAATGGCGCACTTCTAAGCGGCAATGACGTTCCTGAAAGTGTCACATTCAATGTCTCCAAGCGCTTTGCATTTTCATCATTAGACACCCCAAAACGTGAACTGTCTGAGCAAATTACAGTGCCAGCGTATGATTATGCAGCCGTGAAAGCGGATTTCGCTCCCACAGTTCTGTTAATGGATATTGAAGGTGGAGAGCTTGATTTCCTTGAAGGCGCTGATTTGTCAGGGATCAATGTGGTGGTCATGGAGTTCCATCCAGATGTCTATGGTATGGATGGGATGTCGCGTTGTAAGCAGCTTCTGAGACAATCTGGCCTTGATCCAGTGCCCCGAAAATCATCAGAATTTGTCTGGGCGGCGCAGAGAAACAATTAA